One genomic segment of Hordeum vulgare subsp. vulgare chromosome 2H, MorexV3_pseudomolecules_assembly, whole genome shotgun sequence includes these proteins:
- the LOC123425262 gene encoding GEM-like protein 1, with product MDSKPEAHAAAAYPRMSPEDLAPPPPPVVAPAGSNPYVLSSPSSGPPAKSTTENLREMLGSVGKRFGEAARKTEGIAGDVWQHLKTGPSITDAAMGRIAQISKVKSEGGYDKIFQQTFECLPDEKLKKAYACYLSTSHGPIMGVLYVSTAKLAFCSDSPVAYVTEDNKTESAIYKIVVPVPHLRSVTPTASQQNPAERYIQVVSVDNHDFWFMGFINYDSAVKCLQEAARGGA from the exons ATGGACTCCAAGCCCGAAGCCCACGCGGCCGCCGCGTACCCGCGCATGTCCCCGGAGGACctcgcgccgccaccgccgccggtcGTGGCGCCCGCGGGCTCCAACCCCTACGTGCTGTCCTCGCCGTCCTCCGGACCGCCCGCCAAGA GCACCACGGAGAATCTGAGGGAGATGCTCGGCTCCGTGGGGAAGAGGTTCGGCGAGGCCGCGCGCAAGACCGAGGGCATCGCCGGCGACGTCTGGCAGCACC TGAAAACCGGGCCTAGCATTACGGATGCTGCAATGGGGAGGATCGCTCAGATATCCAAGGTCAAATCGGAAGGTGGATACGACAAGATATTTCAGCAGACGTTTGAGTGCTTGCCTGACGAGAAGCTCAAGAAGGCCTACGCATGCTACCTCTCGACCTCTCATGGCCCGATAATGGGCGTCTTGTACGTCTCGACCGCCAAGCTTGCTTTTTGTAGTGACAGCCCCGTGGCATATGTCACTGAGGATAATAAGACCGAGTCCGCCATTTACAAG ATAGTTGTACCTGTACCTCATCTGAGATCAGTCACCCCTACCGCTAGTCAACAGAATCCTGCAGAGAGGTACATCCAGGTAGTTTCTGTTGATAACCATGACTTCTGGTTCATGGGCTTCATCAACTACGACAGCGCTGTGAAGTGTCTCCAGGAGGCTGCTCGCGGGGGCGCCTAG